The window ACCAAGTTATGCCCTAGGCATTTATTCTCTCTTTAGGAATAATTAAGTTGGGTTTCTCCCATTTGACTGATGAAGTCTATGTGTAGATTTGTTGCACTGGAGTTAGCGCCAAATTCTGGAGAACATTAATAATGCCTAAGTTAAATATTGGTTTATCTGAAGAACAACGCCAAGGCGTGATTGAATTGTTGAATCACGATTTATCCGACGCTTACCTGCTATTGATTAAAACCAAAAAATACCACTGGGACGTTGTTGGGCCACAGTTCCGTTCACTGCATACACTGTGGGAAGAACATTATAATGCGTTAACGATCAACATAGATAAGATAGCCGAACGGGTTCGCACTTTGGGTGGCTATCCAGTTGGTACAGCAGAAGGTTTCTTGAAGTATGCTTCTATCAAAGAAGCTGCGGGTACTCTACCTAATGCCTATGGTATGGTAGAAAACTTAGTGATAGATCATGAACAGGTGATCCGTAATTTGCGTGACCATATTGATCAGTGCGATGAAAAATTCCACGATCAAGGTACTGCTGATTTCTTGACTGGGTTGATGGAACAGCATGAAGAAATGGCTTGGATGTTGCGTTCCTTTATTGAAGGTGATGCAATTTCTCCAGACGGTAAGCTATCCTCAGACCTCAAAGTTCCTGTTGAAATGAAGTAATTTTTGATAACAAGGATAAAAAAGGTAGGGATTTTCCTACCTTTTTTTGTGTTTGGCAATGTTAACCACACCCCCAGCCTCTCTCCGTGTAGAGGGAGGGAAGTTTGATTTTATAACGGTCAGGACTTATTCATAAAATTCAGTGACCAAAATTGATTATTGATTATTGTTAATTGCTAAAGGATTGAGCCAGCGCAGCATTTCTTGTTTTAATTGATGCAAGTCTCGATAAACTTCTTGCTTCATCCACTGACCAAGGGCATCAAATGGCGTATATACTGAGCTAACTTGCCATTTAAAATCTTGCCCTAATGGGGTTACGTGGCTACCTTTAAGAATTTGACTTGTAATCATCCCTGGAAAGCGTTTATCTAAGGTTTCTCTTAGTACAAGGGATTGATCAAGGTTATCGTTGTTAAATTTGATAATTAAGTTGCGTTTAACTTGGTAACGCTGAGAAATGAGGGAGATTGTTTCTAATGGGGAAGGTGTAAATTCGACTGTAAAGGCGGTAGAAAATTGTTCTACTAAAGGAACTGCATCACGGGCAGCAAAATTATTAAAGGAAATTAGAATATTACCTGCCCTTTCTACTGGAAACAGGCTACCGATGAGCAAGTGCAGTTTACAACCCATGCTATGTCCTACTCCATAGATGGGAAGGTAGCGACGGCGCAGCAGGGATTTTGCTCGTAATTGTTCTAGGGTGCGATCAAAACTCTGGTGAACGGATTTAGCGATCGCCGTATGATCGAATGTATTGACAAATGGTGTGGCAATAATCGCATAGTTTTTACTAGCTAAGTCTTCTAGTAATAGCCGATATGTTACGTGGGGTGCTGTAGCGACGAACGCACCGCCTAGAAAATGTACAATCCCAGTGTGATATCGGGGAATGTATACCCAATTACCGTTAACTTCCTGCCATTCCATTGAACAATACCTTGTGCGATCGCTCTCTACCCATTCATTATTGTAAGCTTTCATTCAAGCAAGAGGATACAGCCAACGGCGACGGGTGTGTTATCTGGATGTGGTTGCTCAAAGGTAATCATTCGGGATCTAACTAACCCAAAATTCACCTAAAAATATATTGAACTTAAAAAAGCCCCTGTTTCCAGCATCGTATTGGTTAGATACTAAAGCCTAGAGAAGAATTAAGGAAATATAGCCGAATTAATATAAATGCGGATTAGTAAAAATACTGACGTTATATAGGTGCATAAGGTCTATTGAATCAAACTTACGCAAAACTTCATGTGGTTATGATGCCCGCATGACATTTGTATAGACACGAAATATATATTGTGACTATCTTAAGTCAGTTAGGTTATCTACCTCAGCCTTGTTTAACTAAAGATTTACTTTGAGTCTTGCTGAGAATGTACCTTATTACTTAGCCTTATTGACACTCAAGGCAGATAACAGTTTATTAGTTTTGAGTATATATTAAAAACATAACGAAGACCATGAATAAGCTAAAAAATTATTATATTTAACTTTTATTTTTTGACCTCCAGATTATAATTGGAGGTCATTTTATTATTGGTATATGACGATACATTTGTTCTAAGCATAAAACGCAATATTTAAGGTGATGTATGAGACACTTTAACATCTGTCATAAGACTGATAGACCTAATAGGCAATTAAGGAGATTATAGAAGTGTGAGGAGTGAGAATTGCAATCGAAAAGCCCTTGGAGTCGAAACACGGACAGACGCCCAGGGGCTTTTCAGTTTTTGGGCGATCGCTAACTATTAAGTAAGTATGTGGTTAAAATTAAACGTTACTTGCGACCTCTGGGACTGGTTGCTGGTGACTGGGTAAACTCTTACAAGTTTATTGATACCCACCTACTTAGTTATTTGATAAAGCTACAGAGTAATGACATCCTTTTTTCGCCCCAGTGTTGATGCGATGGCTGGGTATATTCCTAGCCAGCAACCGAAGCCTGATACACCGATTATTAAGCTTAATACTAACGAGAATCCTTATCCGCCTTCTCAGGCTGCGATCGCAGTTCTGCGTAACTTAGATCCTGAATGGCTGCGGCGTTACCCAGATCCTTATGCTAATGATTTTCGGCAAGCGACTAGCGAAGTGTTAGGTGTTCCAGTTGACTGGATTATTGTTAGTAATGGCAGTGATGATTTACTAAATCTGATTGTGCGTACCTGTGCCGATTTTGGGCGCAAAGTAGTTTATCCGATGCCAACTTATGTCTTATATCGCACGTTAACAGATATGCAGCCTGCCGAATGTGTGGAAATTCCTTATAAAGAGGATTATTGCTTACCAATTGAGGAATTGGTAGCAGCAAATGGTGCAGTAACTTTTATTGCAACGCCTAATAGTCCATCGGGTCATGTGGTTGCAATTGCAGATTTGCGACAATTGGCAGCGAGGTTATCTGGTGTTTTAGTAATTGATGAAGCTTATGTTGACTTTGCTGAAGAAACAGCGTTGCCTCTGGTGAAAGAATTTGAGAATGTAATTGTGATTCGCACCTTATCTAAGGGTTATTCTTTAGCGGGTTTGCGCTTAGGGTTTGGAATTGCCAATCCCAAGCTATTGAGTGGGTTGTTTAAAATGAGGGATAACTATAATATTGATGCGATCTCTTGTCTGGTTGGTACGGCAGCAATGCGCGATCAAGCTTATAAAAATGAATGTGCCGAAAAAGTGAAGGCATCACGGGCAAAATTAGCAGTAAATCTCAAGCAATTAGGCTTTAAAGTGTGGGATTCGCAAACTAATTTTCTGTTAGTGCAACCACCTAAAAGCAATGCAGAGGAAATTTATCTAGCTTTGAAGGAATTAGGAATTTTGGTGCGTTATTTCAAGCAGCTTGGTTTAGAGGATAAGCTTCGGATTACGGTTGGTACTGATGAGCAAAATCAGGCGCTAGTTGAGGCGATAAGGAATGAGGGAGGGGAGAGGGGGGAGGAGAGAGGAGAAATTTTTATAAAAGGTTCGTGAGTAATAACTCATGTTTATAATGCGAGCGCATTTAGAACAGTTAAATCTGCACTATATATAGTGCAGATTTAATTGTTAAGGGAAACACCAAAAAACTTAGGTGCAGTTACAAATTTTAACTATTGGTACTCGATACCAATGCACTATTAGGATTAACGTCTCTAATTGTTGTCACGTGAGCTTGCTTCAGCAGTTTTTGGGTACAAGGCACCAAATTCTTTTAATGCTTGTCCTGTTTCTTCCGCAATATTTTTAGCTCGTGCGCCTGGAGCGTCTTCTGTTTCGCGAGCTTCTTGCTTCCACTCGTTTGCTGTTTTAGGTCTTACGGAATCAGTTTGATGTGCTTTTTCTAAAACTTGTTCAGCAATAGCTCTGCTATTGCTTGCAGAATCTACATTTGTCGTCAGTAATAGAAAACCAACTGCGACAACAGCTAAAAAGCGTTTTGCTTGAAATCCATTAAGTAGAGAAGAAATCTGCGCGATCGCACTAGAGATTAAATTTTTCATGCTAATACTGGGTGACTTTTTTTCAATTATTTTCCACATGATTCCAAGGTTAGTACCATAAAAAGCATTATTCCTCTAACAAAAGTTATATCTGGAATAAAAAAACGGTTTTCAGAGTAGTACAAAAGCAATAATTATCTCAACAATGGCAAATTAGATACGTTCAAAAAGGCGTATTTGCTCGTATTTCTAAGGTTTTTCCAGATTGCGGATGCTCAAAGCGCAGTTCCCTAGCGTGTAGATGTAAGCGATTACCTGCACAGCATCCATAGAGGCGGTCGCCTAAAATCGGTATTCCAAGTCCTCTAGGATCAGCCGCGTGAACCCTTAACTGATGGGTGCGTCCTGTTAGTGGTATAAATTCTAGGCGAGTGTAGTCTCCTTCCGTTGCAATAACCTGGAAGCGAGTTAAGCTTGGTTTACCTTTTTGCCAATCAACTTTTTGATAAGGGCGATTTTCTGGATCTCCCCAGAGAGGTAATTCAATCACACCTTGATTGGTTGTTATAGAACCCGAAAGTACCGCTTCATAAATTTTGTGAATTTGTCGTTGCTGAAATTGCTGGCTGAGTTGACGATAAGTTTGAAGATCTCGCGCCAGTAGTAAAATACCAGATGTTTCTTGATCGAGGCGATGCACAGCCATCAGCTTCATGCCATCGGGTAAGAGATGACGTAAGCGACTGAGAATGCTATCTTGGCGATCGCGATAACGACCAGGTACAGAAAGCAAACCTGCGGGTTTATTCACAGCAATCAGCCATTTATCTTCATAAAGAATTGGTAAAGAAACCTCTCCCCAAACCCCTGCCCTACTAGGGGAGGGGCTTTCTCTTTCTCCCCCTTCCCTACTAGGGAAGGGGGCAGGGGGGTTAGGTGATTTTAACCCCGAAAGCAAAAATCCCATCAATGGCTGACATCTTTCCGCACAAGCGCCATAGAAATTTCCTTGAACTTTATCTTCATTCGTTGAACCCCACCACAACTCTGCCATTGCTAGTGGTTTTAAATTATGAGTTGCAGCATAATGAAGCAACTTTGGGGCGCAACAGTCACCTGTACCAGTTGGTATTGAACCTCCTGGCATTAATTGCTGTAACGATAAAGATTGCCCAGAAAAATTAGTCAAGCTGTAAACAGCGTGCATTTGTGCTTGGAGTTGGCGGGATAGTTCTTTACGCTGTTGTTTCAGTTCACTTACCCGCGCATCTGCCTTTGTAATTAAATCTTTAAGCGGTTGCAATACTTCATTTTGTTGGCGTTTAAGTTTTCGTTTTTCTATTCCCTGCTGACGGCTTTCTTCATCAAGTTGTTCAAGTGCAAAAGTTAAAACTTCTCCTGTTAAAGTTTGACAGAGTATCTGGCGTTTTTCTTGTCGTTGTTGTTTGGAATTAAGATGGCGATCGCTTATTGCTTTTAACTGCTGCTCAAAGTCATGAGACAAACTTGCAAACTGCTGTCTTTCTGGCAGTTGTTTTAAATTAATAAGTTCCTGTTTAATTGCTTCCAATTGTGCTAAAGTACGTGCTTCTTCTAAAGCAACTTCATCTCTACCTGGAATTGGCGGAACCCAACCATCAACCACGCTGCAACCATTCAAAAGACCAGAAAATGCTTTGATGATCCGTTGTTCACCATTCGGCAGTTCTACTAACAGTATTCCATACATTTTGCCCTCAGATGAATAACAGTTGTTTTGGGCAAGATGCTGCATTAAATTAAGTGCGATCGCTTCTACTAAAGCTGTACGCGGTAGCCTCAATAATTCACCACTTTTAGGACATCGCCCTTCATAATAATAACTTGGCAAGGAATCGCTGATAGCCGTATCACTGCCAATAAAATTTGAAATTAGATATACAATAACCATACGGTACAGAATGTTGAATTTGGGTTATAATAAAAAAAAAATTCCAAGTTTATATATTGTTATCAATATTGTTGACTATAATAAAATGTCATACAGTGATTTTAAAACTATTGAACAAGCTGTTTCCGCCTTGGGATTAACAGTTGAGGATACTTTTCATTTATTTAGTCATATTGCACCAATTGAACCTTCCCAACGATTGAAAGAAACATTAGATGAAACACTAGATTTAGCAGCAAGTATTAGTACTGAAAAAGCTCGCTCTGAATTAATTATAACTCCCGTATTACTAGAAGTAAGGCGAATCTTTAAAAACAAAGTCGGTTATTTTTCTGGTAACACCTTTAATATTGATGAATCCAAAGGTTTAACGGGTGCTTGTGATTTTCTTTTAAGCGCATCCAGTAATCAATCTCTAGTAACTGCTCCTGTCTTGACCTTAGTTGAAGCAAAAGATAATGATATCCGCATTGGATTAGGGCAATGTGTAGCTCAAATGGTTGCCGCTCAAATATTTAATCTTCGTAAGGGTATAGAAAATCAAGTCGTTTATGGTGCAGTTTCGAC of the Oculatellaceae cyanobacterium genome contains:
- a CDS encoding pseudouridine synthase, which produces MVIVYLISNFIGSDTAISDSLPSYYYEGRCPKSGELLRLPRTALVEAIALNLMQHLAQNNCYSSEGKMYGILLVELPNGEQRIIKAFSGLLNGCSVVDGWVPPIPGRDEVALEEARTLAQLEAIKQELINLKQLPERQQFASLSHDFEQQLKAISDRHLNSKQQRQEKRQILCQTLTGEVLTFALEQLDEESRQQGIEKRKLKRQQNEVLQPLKDLITKADARVSELKQQRKELSRQLQAQMHAVYSLTNFSGQSLSLQQLMPGGSIPTGTGDCCAPKLLHYAATHNLKPLAMAELWWGSTNEDKVQGNFYGACAERCQPLMGFLLSGLKSPNPPAPFPSREGGERESPSPSRAGVWGEVSLPILYEDKWLIAVNKPAGLLSVPGRYRDRQDSILSRLRHLLPDGMKLMAVHRLDQETSGILLLARDLQTYRQLSQQFQQRQIHKIYEAVLSGSITTNQGVIELPLWGDPENRPYQKVDWQKGKPSLTRFQVIATEGDYTRLEFIPLTGRTHQLRVHAADPRGLGIPILGDRLYGCCAGNRLHLHARELRFEHPQSGKTLEIRANTPF
- a CDS encoding DUF1350 family protein, whose amino-acid sequence is MKAYNNEWVESDRTRYCSMEWQEVNGNWVYIPRYHTGIVHFLGGAFVATAPHVTYRLLLEDLASKNYAIIATPFVNTFDHTAIAKSVHQSFDRTLEQLRAKSLLRRRYLPIYGVGHSMGCKLHLLIGSLFPVERAGNILISFNNFAARDAVPLVEQFSTAFTVEFTPSPLETISLISQRYQVKRNLIIKFNNDNLDQSLVLRETLDKRFPGMITSQILKGSHVTPLGQDFKWQVSSVYTPFDALGQWMKQEVYRDLHQLKQEMLRWLNPLAINNNQ
- the hisC gene encoding histidinol-phosphate transaminase, coding for MTSFFRPSVDAMAGYIPSQQPKPDTPIIKLNTNENPYPPSQAAIAVLRNLDPEWLRRYPDPYANDFRQATSEVLGVPVDWIIVSNGSDDLLNLIVRTCADFGRKVVYPMPTYVLYRTLTDMQPAECVEIPYKEDYCLPIEELVAANGAVTFIATPNSPSGHVVAIADLRQLAARLSGVLVIDEAYVDFAEETALPLVKEFENVIVIRTLSKGYSLAGLRLGFGIANPKLLSGLFKMRDNYNIDAISCLVGTAAMRDQAYKNECAEKVKASRAKLAVNLKQLGFKVWDSQTNFLLVQPPKSNAEEIYLALKELGILVRYFKQLGLEDKLRITVGTDEQNQALVEAIRNEGGERGEERGEIFIKGS
- a CDS encoding Dps family protein, with amino-acid sequence MPKLNIGLSEEQRQGVIELLNHDLSDAYLLLIKTKKYHWDVVGPQFRSLHTLWEEHYNALTINIDKIAERVRTLGGYPVGTAEGFLKYASIKEAAGTLPNAYGMVENLVIDHEQVIRNLRDHIDQCDEKFHDQGTADFLTGLMEQHEEMAWMLRSFIEGDAISPDGKLSSDLKVPVEMK